The proteins below are encoded in one region of Exiguobacterium acetylicum:
- a CDS encoding IS3 family transposase (programmed frameshift), translating to MNRRTFNPDQIRQLEANLHVASVSDCTIQYKGEFKIHAVRENLASKRLIQIFEESGFDLDMIGPKEALKRWRKTYRIYGEEGLLNERRGKSNLGGRPKKDDSVKRRLARAEARIKYLTAENELPKKARSSRKRGEVPKLTASERYQAIHIVLRKQSSSRFVTDLCMLAEVSRSDYYAWLTRTDSVSLREERDYADYLLLKRVHDRHKGKIGYRFLYMKMLDIIRGLINHTRILRIMRKFGIVTKIRRQNVYCKSAIATYEHKTVPNHLNRRFDQEEPDKVLVTDITYLRIGSDQTDYLFCVKDIVAHEIMVHHVSTSLHMELVLHTANKLAERLQGNIHPEAMVHSDQGFRYTHPSYQTRIREMEMLQSMSRRGNCLDNFPMESFFRHLKDYVDYKLASDLDEVCAMVDAYIDYYNSERRQWKLQKMTPVQYRSHLIVA from the exons ATGAACAGACGCACCTTCAATCCAGATCAAATCAGACAACTTGAAGCGAATCTTCACGTAGCCTCTGTATCAGATTGTACGATTCAATACAAAGGAGAATTTAAGATTCACGCTGTACGTGAGAATTTAGCTAGTAAGCGATTGATACAAATTTTTGAGGAGAGCGGCTTTGACCTGGACATGATCGGGCCGAAAGAAGCGTTGAAACGGTGGCGGAAGACATATCGCATTTATGGAGAAGAAGGACTCTTGAATGAGAGACGTGGAAAATCTAATCTTGGAGGTCGACCGAAAAAAGATGATTCCGTCAAACGACGACTTGCGAGAGCTGAAGCACGAATCAAATATCTCACAGCGGAAAATGAATTAC CTAAGAAAGCTAGAAGCTCTCGAAAGAGAGGCGAAGTACCGAAACTAACGGCATCTGAACGCTATCAGGCAATCCATATTGTCTTACGAAAACAATCGTCGAGTCGGTTCGTGACAGATCTATGTATGCTCGCTGAAGTGAGCCGCAGTGATTATTACGCCTGGCTCACACGTACAGATAGTGTTTCCCTTCGTGAAGAACGCGACTATGCGGACTACCTCCTTCTGAAACGTGTTCATGATCGTCATAAGGGAAAAATCGGCTATCGTTTTCTTTACATGAAGATGCTTGATATTATTCGGGGGCTGATAAATCATACACGTATTTTGCGTATTATGAGGAAGTTTGGAATCGTGACGAAAATCCGTAGGCAGAACGTTTACTGTAAAAGCGCTATCGCGACGTATGAACATAAGACTGTACCAAACCACTTGAACCGTCGGTTCGATCAGGAGGAGCCTGATAAGGTACTCGTCACAGACATCACTTATCTCCGTATTGGATCTGACCAAACTGATTATCTCTTTTGTGTGAAGGATATCGTTGCACATGAAATTATGGTACATCATGTATCTACAAGCCTCCATATGGAACTCGTCCTTCATACAGCGAATAAACTCGCAGAACGACTTCAAGGGAATATACACCCGGAAGCCATGGTACATTCCGATCAAGGATTCCGTTATACACATCCTTCTTATCAAACACGCATTCGTGAGATGGAAATGCTTCAATCCATGTCTCGTAGAGGAAATTGCCTAGATAATTTCCCGATGGAATCGTTCTTTAGGCACTTGAAAGATTATGTCGATTATAAATTAGCATCTGACCTCGATGAGGTCTGTGCCATGGTCGATGCTTACATTGATTATTACAATAGCGAACGAAGACAATGGAAACTACAAAAGATGACTCCGGT